The Arachis ipaensis cultivar K30076 chromosome B07, Araip1.1, whole genome shotgun sequence genome includes a window with the following:
- the LOC107605971 gene encoding pentatricopeptide repeat-containing protein At3g21470-like isoform X1, whose translation MQRFSLCTSTKNTLTYPSLLFSSIRNHISQGSHKCALLLYKQTRREGLYDPNVVPLLFKACVSFSILHHVKALHAESIKAGSHCDVFIGTALVGTYSKCGLLGDSRKVFDTMPDRNVVTWNAMIGGYLRAGDKQSASSMFEAMPGKTPVSWSQMIDGFARNGDTAAARRLFNKVPDEAKNVVTWTVMVDGYARNGDMEAAREIFEQMPMRNCFVWSSMICGYCKKGSVEEAGVIFERVPERNVEIWNSMIAGYVQNGFGEKALQLFEEMKGEGFEPDEFTVVSVLSACSQLGLLDAGKEIHNMIKQKGMRLSPFVVSGLVDMYAKCGDLVNARLVFEASESIEKNIICWNAMISGFAINGKFHEVLECFGRLEESNIKPDPITCLIVLSACAHGGLVNEALEVAAKMERYGIEIGIRHYGCMVDLLGRAGRLKRAYDLIKRMPMKPNDAVFGALLGACRIHSDVQMAEQVMKLLGASTVSSSDSFNVLLFKSRQ comes from the coding sequence AGTACTAAAAATACATTAACGTACCCATCGCTCTTGTTTTCTTCCATAAGGAACCACATTAGTCAAGGTTCTCATAAATGTGCTCTTCTTCTGTATAAACAAACTCGCCGCGAAGGTCTCTATGATCCCAACGTTGTCCCTTTGTTGTTCAAGGCTtgtgtttctttttcaattcttcacCACGTTAAGGCCTTGCATGCCGAGTCCATTAAAGCTGGTTCACATTGTGATGTGTTCATTGGAACAGCATTGGTTGGAACTTATTCAAAATGTGGTCTCCTTGGGGACTCCCGCAAGGTGTTTGATACAATGCCTGACAGAAATGTTGTCACTTGGAATGCAATGATTGGTGGGTACTTGAGAGCTGGGGACAAACAATCTGCCTCCTCAATGTTTGAGGCGATGCCGGGGAAGACTCCCGTGTCTTGGAGCCAGATGATTGATGGGTTTGCAAGGAACGGGGATACTGCTGCTGCTAGGAGGTTGTTCAATAAGGTTCCGGACGAGGCGAAGAACGTAGTGACGTGGACTGTGATGGTTGATGGGTATGCTAGGAATGGGGATATGGAAGCTGCCAGGGAGATCTTTGAACAGATGCCAATGAGGAACTGCTTTGTGTGGTCATCTATGATTTGTGGTTATTGCAAGAAGGGCAGTGTCGAGGAGGCTGGGGTGATTTTCGAGCGCGTTCCAGAACGCAACGTGGAGATTTGGAATTCAATGATTGCTGGGTATGTCCAAAATGGATTTGGTGAAAAAGCACTGCAGCTTTTTGAGGAAATGAAGGGTGAAGGGTTTGAACCGGATGAATTCACTGTTGTTAGTGTTTTATCTGCATGTTCTCAGCTGGGACTCCTGGATGCCGGTAAGGAAATCCATAACATGATAAAGCAGAAAGGGATGAGGTTGAGTCCCTTTGTTGTGAGTGGATTGGTTGATATGTATGCAAAATGTGGGGACCTGGTCAATGCAAGGTTGGTATTTGAAGCATCAGAGTCCATTGAGAAGAACATCATCTGCTGGAACGCAATGATTTCAGGCTTTGCCATCAATGGAAAATTCCATGAAGTCCTTGAGTGTTTTGGCAGATTGGAGGAATCAAATATAAAGCCTGATCCAATCACCTGTCTCATTGTGCTCTCTGCTTGTGCTCATGGTGGTTTGGTAAATGAAGCTTTGGAAGTAGCAGCTAAAATGGAAAGATATGGAATTGAAATAGGAATCAGACATTATGGATGCATGGTTGACCTATTGGGAAGAGCAGGGAGGTTAAAGAGGGCTTATGACTTGATAAAGAGAATGCCAATGAAACCGAATGACGCCGTTTTTGGGGCACTGCTTGGTGCGTGCCGGATTCATTCAGACGTGCAAATGGCAGAACAAGTAATGAAGTTACTCGGTGCAAGCACTGTTTCAAGTTCTGATTCTTTCAATGTGCTTCTGTTCAA
- the LOC107605971 gene encoding pentatricopeptide repeat-containing protein At3g21470-like isoform X2 produces MQRFSLCTSTKNTLTYPSLLFSSIRNHISQGSHKCALLLYKQTRREGLYDPNVVPLLFKACVSFSILHHVKALHAESIKAGSHCDVFIGTALVGTYSKCGLLGDSRKVFDTMPDRNVVTWNAMIGGYLRAGDKQSASSMFEAMPGKTPVSWSQMIDGFARNGDTAAARRLFNKVPDEAKNVVTWTVMVDGYARNGDMEAAREIFEQMPMRNCFVWSSMICGYCKKGSVEEAGVIFERVPERNVEIWNSMIAGYVQNGFGEKALQLFEEMKGEGFEPDEFTVVSVLSACSQLGLLDAGKEIHNMIKQKGMRLSPFVVSGLVDMYAKCGDLVNARLVFEASESIEKNIICWNAMISGFAINGKFHEVLECFGRLEESNIKPDPITCLIVLSACAHGGLVNEALEVAAKMERYGIEIGIRHYGCMVDLLGRAGRLKRAYDLIKRMPMKPNDAVFGALLGACRIHSDVQMAEQVMKLLGASTVSSSDSFNVLLFKSRQ; encoded by the coding sequence AGTACTAAAAATACATTAACGTACCCATCGCTCTTGTTTTCTTCCATAAGGAACCACATTAGTCAAGGTTCTCATAAATGTGCTCTTCTTCTGTATAAACAAACTCGCCGCGAAGGTCTCTATGATCCCAACGTTGTCCCTTTGTTGTTCAAGGCTtgtgtttctttttcaattcttcacCACGTTAAGGCCTTGCATGCCGAGTCCATTAAAGCTGGTTCACATTGTGATGTGTTCATTGGAACAGCATTGGTTGGAACTTATTCAAAATGTGGTCTCCTTGGGGACTCCCGCAAGGTGTTTGATACAATGCCTGACAGAAATGTTGTCACTTGGAATGCAATGATTGGTGGGTACTTGAGAGCTGGGGACAAACAATCTGCCTCCTCAATGTTTGAGGCGATGCCGGGGAAGACTCCCGTGTCTTGGAGCCAGATGATTGATGGGTTTGCAAGGAACGGGGATACTGCTGCTGCTAGGAGGTTGTTCAATAAGGTTCCGGACGAGGCGAAGAACGTAGTGACGTGGACTGTGATGGTTGATGGGTATGCTAGGAATGGGGATATGGAAGCTGCCAGGGAGATCTTTGAACAGATGCCAATGAGGAACTGCTTTGTGTGGTCATCTATGATTTGTGGTTATTGCAAGAAGGGCAGTGTCGAGGAGGCTGGGGTGATTTTCGAGCGCGTTCCAGAACGCAACGTGGAGATTTGGAATTCAATGATTGCTGGGTATGTCCAAAATGGATTTGGTGAAAAAGCACTGCAGCTTTTTGAGGAAATGAAGGGTGAAGGGTTTGAACCGGATGAATTCACTGTTGTTAGTGTTTTATCTGCATGTTCTCAGCTGGGACTCCTGGATGCCGGTAAGGAAATCCATAACATGATAAAGCAGAAAGGGATGAGGTTGAGTCCCTTTGTTGTGAGTGGATTGGTTGATATGTATGCAAAATGTGGGGACCTGGTCAATGCAAGGTTGGTATTTGAAGCATCAGAGTCCATTGAGAAGAACATCATCTGCTGGAACGCAATGATTTCAGGCTTTGCCATCAATGGAAAATTCCATGAAGTCCTTGAGTGTTTTGGCAGATTGGAGGAATCAAATATAAAGCCTGATCCAATCACCTGTCTCATTGTGCTCTCTGCTTGTGCTCATGGTGGTTTGGTAAATGAAGCTTTGGAAGTAGCAGCTAAAATGGAAAGATATGGAATTGAAATAGGAATCAGACATTATGGATGCATGGTTGACCTATTGGGAAGAGCAGGGAGGTTAAAGAGGGCTTATGACTTGATAAAGAGAATGCCAATGAAACCGAATGACGCCGTTTTTGGGGCACTGCTTGGTGCGTGCCGGATTCATTCAGACGTGCAAATGGCAGAACAAGTAATGAAGTTACTCGGTGCAAGCACTGTTTCAAGTTCTGATTCTTTCAATGTGCTTCTGT